A stretch of Episyrphus balteatus chromosome 2, idEpiBalt1.1, whole genome shotgun sequence DNA encodes these proteins:
- the LOC129908613 gene encoding neuronal calcium sensor 2, whose protein sequence is MGCFSSKDRLTKEDMDFLKSHTRYDEATIKEWYKGFKQDCPNGRLTPAKFVDMYKMFFPSGNAEEFCDHVFRTFDMDKNGYIDFKEFLLAIDVTSSGTPEEKLKWAFRMYDVDGNGVIDIQEMTKIVQAIYDMLGACSSNRPADSAEERAKNIFAKMDENNDGQLTQEEFLKGCLQDEELSKMLAP, encoded by the exons atGGGGTGTTTTAGCAGTAAAGATCGTTTAACAAAAGAAGACATGGATTTCTTAAAATCACACACTCGCTACGATGAAGCAACAATTAAAGAGTGGTATAAAGGTTTTAAG CAAGATTGCCCAAATGGCCGCCTAACACCAGCTAAATTTGTCGATATGTATAAAATGTTTTTCCCATCAGGAAACGCAGAAGAATTTTGTGATCATGTTTTTCGAACGTTTGACATGGACAAAAATGGTTACATAGACTTTAAA GAATTTCTGTTGGCAATCGATGTAACCTCGAGTGGTACACCCGAAGAGAAATTGAAATGGGCATTCCGAATGTATGATGTTGACGGAAATGGTGTTATTGATATTCAAGAGATGACTAAAATTGTACAG GCAATATACGACATGTTAGGGGCTTGTTCTTCAAACCGTCCGGCGGATTCAGCTGAGGAaagagcaaaaaatatttttgctaaaATGGATGAAAACAATGATGGCCAATTAACTCAAGAAGAATTTCTAAAAGGATGCTTACAGGATGAAGAACTATCAAAAATGCTGGCAccataa